Proteins encoded within one genomic window of Phototrophicus methaneseepsis:
- a CDS encoding MarR family winged helix-turn-helix transcriptional regulator, translating to MAETWDSHEVARHMLALFPKFRRAMTHHNQVVNDASIEEDTTLMQGFTLIQLIDEPMTVSDLARKRHVSLQAASTLVQVLVERGWIERVRKPDDRRQYLLQATDEGLARAEEMKQNLLEHTAKYFQGLTKEEIAAAQVFLPALERIIEERVVEDARKCR from the coding sequence ATGGCAGAAACCTGGGACAGTCATGAAGTCGCGCGTCATATGCTCGCCTTGTTCCCCAAATTCAGGCGGGCCATGACACATCACAATCAAGTCGTGAATGACGCTAGTATCGAAGAAGACACAACCCTTATGCAAGGCTTTACCCTCATCCAGTTGATTGATGAGCCTATGACAGTAAGCGACCTCGCACGCAAACGTCACGTCAGCCTCCAGGCGGCAAGTACGCTGGTACAGGTGCTCGTCGAGCGTGGATGGATCGAACGGGTCCGAAAGCCTGATGATCGTCGTCAGTATCTTTTGCAGGCAACCGATGAAGGCCTTGCTCGTGCTGAAGAAATGAAACAAAACCTGCTTGAGCACACAGCAAAGTACTTCCAGGGCCTTACAAAAGAGGAAATCGCCGCTGCACAGGTCTTTCTACCAGCATTGGAGCGCATTATTGAGGAACGCGTGGTAGAAGATGCCAGAAAATGTCGCTGA
- a CDS encoding serine hydrolase domain-containing protein produces the protein MAITDAIHAAIELVGAKLAYELEDRQIPGMSVGIVVDQDLIWHQGYGSANIEKGIAANEKTVYRVASITKLFTATMLMQLRDAGKLQLDDPIAKYLTDFAIQSNFPDAKSPTFRQIVSHSSGLPREGTHAGWRDMNMPTIEELIASLADLEMILPTMFEPKYSNLAIAILGHTLSKIAGQTYVEYVQEHILGPLGMTTTGFDRERYSEEEYAISYYLPSRGEPFAPAPHWNQNGFLPAGGMYSTVADMAKFMSLQFRDGEAGGSQILGSSTLREMHSPVLINDNFTVGYGIGFGMRPVANHKVIGHSGGLPGYTTNIAMVPALKLGVLVFTNTGTNPVEISDMMLRTLIPIFEAEEKRAIPKPTPEQLQSWKPYMGRYALRSLDDGIEIKVVDGWLKAVPADGNMAGSFRLEPYDEHRFKMVGGSSQGELMIFETDQNGDVTSLWMGRYPLDRIES, from the coding sequence ATGGCGATCACTGATGCAATCCACGCAGCAATCGAACTCGTTGGGGCCAAGCTAGCTTATGAGCTGGAAGATCGGCAAATTCCTGGAATGTCCGTTGGTATCGTCGTTGATCAGGACTTGATCTGGCATCAGGGTTACGGATCAGCCAATATCGAAAAAGGCATCGCAGCCAACGAAAAGACCGTCTACCGAGTGGCTTCAATTACGAAGTTGTTCACCGCAACGATGCTTATGCAGCTACGTGATGCAGGAAAGCTGCAATTAGATGACCCCATTGCAAAATATCTGACTGATTTTGCCATTCAATCAAACTTCCCAGATGCGAAGTCGCCAACCTTCCGTCAAATCGTATCGCATTCATCTGGGTTGCCGCGTGAAGGCACACATGCGGGTTGGCGCGATATGAATATGCCAACAATTGAAGAACTCATCGCCAGCCTTGCTGACCTGGAGATGATCCTCCCGACCATGTTCGAGCCAAAGTATTCGAATCTGGCGATTGCTATCCTGGGCCATACGCTGAGCAAAATTGCAGGCCAGACTTATGTGGAATACGTTCAGGAGCACATCCTCGGCCCGCTTGGTATGACGACAACAGGCTTTGACCGTGAGCGCTACTCTGAAGAGGAATATGCCATCAGCTACTATCTGCCCTCACGAGGAGAGCCTTTCGCACCCGCACCACATTGGAACCAGAACGGGTTCTTACCCGCAGGCGGGATGTATTCCACCGTCGCGGATATGGCAAAATTTATGTCCTTACAATTCCGAGATGGAGAAGCTGGCGGCAGCCAAATCCTGGGCAGCAGCACCCTGCGCGAGATGCATTCCCCCGTATTGATTAACGATAACTTCACAGTTGGGTATGGCATCGGCTTTGGGATGCGCCCTGTCGCGAACCATAAGGTGATCGGGCACAGCGGCGGATTGCCTGGCTATACAACCAATATCGCCATGGTCCCGGCCTTAAAGTTGGGTGTGCTGGTCTTTACGAACACAGGGACTAACCCTGTCGAAATTTCAGACATGATGCTGCGAACACTCATCCCCATTTTTGAGGCAGAAGAAAAGCGCGCTATCCCCAAACCAACGCCTGAACAACTTCAGAGCTGGAAGCCTTATATGGGGCGCTATGCCTTGCGTTCACTCGATGATGGCATCGAAATAAAAGTGGTCGATGGCTGGCTAAAAGCCGTACCTGCCGATGGCAATATGGCAGGCAGCTTCCGTCTGGAGCCATACGATGAACACCGATTTAAGATGGTCGGCGGCTCTTCTCAAGGTGAACTGATGATCTTTGAGACTGACCAGAATGGCGACGTCACCAGTTTATGGATGGGCCGTTACCCGTTGGATCGAATTGAAAGCTAG